From Pararhizobium sp. A13:
AAGCGGCCTGCGGCAAGCGTACAAATGAGCAATGAAGAGGCTGCCGCCCAGGAAGCACGGCTGACGGCATTGAGTTCGGCCCGTACGTCCGGCAAAATCTCCGAAGCGGAATATCAGCGCCGCCTCAAGGAGCTACAGCTGCTTGCCGCCAATCACGGCACCGATACGCTGAAGCAAATACAGAATTAGCGCTTGCGTTTCAGCTGATTTGGACGCAAAGCGTTTCGTGGCCGCGTGGGCCGATTGCACCGCGCGTTTCTCCTTGCACGCATGTTCCCAGCAACGGAGACCGCGCAAGACGAGGTTAAAGATGGAAGAGTTTCACAAAGTCCGGCGTCTGCCGCCTTACGTTTTCGAACAGGTCAACCGTTTGAAAGCCAGCGCGCGAGCGGGTGGAGCAGACATCATCGACCTCGGCATGGGCAATCCCGACCTGCCGACGCCGAAATCCGTCGTCGATAAATTGTGCGAGGTCGTTCAGGACCCGCGCACCCACCGCTATTCCTCGTCCAAGGGCATCCCAGGTCTGCGCCGGGCGCAGGCCGCCTACTACGCGCGCCGCTTTGGCGTCAAGCTGAACCCGGATACGCAGGTCGTCGCGACGCTCGGTTCGAAGGAAGGCTTCGCCAATATGGCGCAGGCGATTACGGCGCCGGGCGACGTCGTTCTTTGCCCCAACCCGACCTATCCGATCCATGCCTTCGGCTTCCTGATGACCGGTGGCGTGATCCGCTCGATCTCGGTGGAGCCTGACGACACGTTCTTCCCGCCGCTCGAGCGGGCGATCCGGCATTCGATCCCCAAGCCGATCGCGCTCGTGATCAACTATCCGTCGAACCCGACGGCGCATGTGGCGACGCTCGATTTCTACAGGGAAGTCGTTGCCTTTGCGAAGAAGCACGACATCGTCATCCTGTCGGATCTCGCCTATTCGGAAATCTATTTCGACGACCTGCCGCCGCCGTCCGTTCTGGAAGTTCCCGGCGCGATGGACAACACGGTCGAGTTCACGTCGATGTCCAAGACATTCTCCATGCCCGGCTGGCGCATGGGGTTTGCGGTCGGCAACGAGCGGTTGATCGCTGCACTGACACGGGTCAAATCCTATCTCGATTACGGCGCCTTCACGCCGATCCAGGTGGCCGCAACCCATGCGTTGAACGGTGATGGTTCGGACATTGCCGAAGTCCGCAATATCTACAAGCGCCGCCGCGACGTTCTGGTCGAAAGCTTCGGCAAGGCTGGATGGGACGTGCCGCCGCCGGCGGCCACCATGTTCGCCTGGGCGAAAATCCCGGAAAAGTTCCGTCATCTCGGTTCGCTGGAGTTTTCCAAGCTGCTGGTGGAAAAAGCCGACATTGCGGTGGCCCCGGGCATCGGTTTCGGCGAGCAGGGGGATGACTATATCCGCATCGCGCTTGTCGAGAACGAACACCGGATCCGCCAGGCGGCCCGCAGCCTGAAGAAATTTCTTTCAACGGCAGACGACACCTTGCACAACGTCATCTCGCTGAATGCTCATCGCTGAGGCGCTGGTCTTTCCGGCACCCTCAAACATCCGCTCCGCCGCTTTGAGGCGGAGCGCTCTCGACATGTTAGGAAATCGTGAATGTCAGATGCCCTTAAAATCGGCATTGCGGGCCTGGGAACCGTTGGCGCCTCGCTCGTCCGTATTCTTCAGGAGCGCCATGAGCAGTTGGCGACGACATGCGGCCGGGCGATCGAGATCACCGCCGTCACGGCACGTGACAGGAACCGTGATCGCGGCGTCGACCTATCCGCCATGCGCTGGCATGACGATGCGTTGTCGCTGGCTGAGACGGCCGATATCGACGTCTTCGTCGAACTGATGGGCGGTGCCGGCGAACCAGCCTATTCCGCCGTCAAGGCAGCGCTGTCCCGTGGGCTTCACGTCGTCACCGCCAACAAGGCGTTGCTCGCCGCACACGGCATTGAGCTTGCCGGACTCGCCGAAGAGCATGGTGCGCTTCTGAACTACGAAGCCGCCGTCGCCGGTGGTATTCCGGTGATCAAGGCGCTCAGGGAATCGCTGACCGGCAACACGATTTCCCGTGTCTACGGCATCATGAACGGCACCTGCAACTACATCCTCACCAAGATGGAGAAGGAGGGGCTTTCCTTCGAGGCCTGCCTCAAGGAAGCGCAGCGCCTCGGCTATGCGGAAGCCGATCCGGCCTTCGATATCGAGGGCAACGACACCGCACACAAGCTCGCCATTCTGACCAGCCTTGCCTATGGCACGGCGATTGCCGCCGACGACATCTACCTCGAAGGCATCACCAACATCTCGATCGACGATATTCACGCGGCGGCCGATCTTGGCTACCGCATCAAGCTGCTCGGCGTTGCGCAACGCACCGAAAGCGGCATCGAGCAACGCGTCCACCCGACCATGGTACCGCTCGATTCGGTGATCGCCCAGGTCGACGGCGTCACCAACGCGGTGGCGATCGAATCCGATATTCTCGGCGAACTCCTGATGGTCGGACCCGGCGCCGGCGGCAATGCGACGGCGTCTGCCGTGCTTGGCGATATCGCCGACATTGCCAAGAGCCGACCGGGCGCCCAGCATGTGCCGGCCTTCGGCCGCCCCGTCACCGCGCTGCTCACCTACAAGCGCGCGCAGATTCAGAGCCATGAGGGTGGCTATTTCATCCGGCTGAAAGTCGTCGACCGGACCGGTGTCTTCGCGAAAATTGCGACGCATATGGCGGAAAATCACATCTCGCTCGAATCGATCGTCCAGCATTCGAAACATCCGGTCGAGACCGGCGAACCGCAGACGATCATCCTCGTTACCCATGCGACGACCGAACAATCGGTGCGCAAGGCTGTCGCCTCGATCAAGAGCGAAGGTTATCTCGTCGGTGATCCCCAGGTGATCCGCATTGAGCGCCCGAAGGCGGCCTGATACGCTCGTTTACGCACGTTTTGCGGCCCCATCCGGCAATCGACCCGGATGGGGCCGCTGTCGTTTCCGGTTTGCGGATGCCGCAAAACACGGGTACGAACGGTCAAGAAATCAAGGATGTACGATGAGCGACTTGGTAGATCCGATCCAGCGGGCTTTTCTCGGCGTCGAGCGCTCGGTGAGCGGGCAGCGCTGGGTGTCGCGGCTCGATCAGGCGGGACAGAACCGCGCGCTGGCCATCAGTCAGGTTCACGGCTTTTCCGATCTCATTGCCCGCGTGCTGGCTGGCCGCGGCGTAACGATGGACGACGCAGTCGCATTCCTCGAACCGACGATCCGCTCGCTGATGCCCGATCCCGATACCCTGACAGACTGCAGCAAGGCAGCCGGCCGCCTCTTCGCAGCAATCAGAAACCGTGAGAAGGTCGCCATCTTCGGCGACTACGACGTCGATGGGGCCGCATCATCCGCCTTGATGTTCCGCTTCCTGCGCCATTTCGGCGTCGAAGCCGAAATCTACATTCCGGATCGCATCTTCGAGGGCTACGGTCCCAATCCGGCGGCAATCAACCAGTTGATCGACAATGGCGCCCGACTGATTGTCACGGTGGATTGCGGTTCGACCAGCCACGAATCATTGGCGGCGGCCGAGGCGCGCGGGATCGATGTGGTCGTGATCGATCATCATCAGGTCGGGGCGCAATTGCCGCCCTGTGTGGCGCTGGTCAATCCGAATCGGGAAGACGATCTTTCAGGGCAGGGGCACCTCTGTGCTGCCGGCGTTGTGTTCCTCGTTCTCGTCAACGCCATGCGCCAACTGCGTGAAAGTGGAGACCGCCGGGTTGAGTCCTTCGATCTTCTTGCTCTGCTCGATCTCGTCGCGTTGGCGACCGTTTGCGATGTTGTGCCACTCAAGGGGTTGAACAGAGCCTATGTCGTGAAAGGGCTTGTTGCCGCCCGCCATATGCAGAATCCGGGGCTGTCGGCACTCTTTCGCAAGGCAGGGCTTGGCGGCCCTGTAACACCTTATCATTTCGGGTTCTTGATCGGCCCTCGAATCAATGCCGGCGGGCGTATCGGCGACGCGGCGCTTGGTAGTCGTCTGCTTACACTTGACGACGAAAACGTCGCCGAGCAGATCGCAGCAAGGCTCGATGAATTGAACCGTGAGCGACAGGCGATGGAAATTGCCATGCTGGCCGAGGCGGAGGCTGAGGCGCTGGCGGAATATGGCAACGGTGAATCCGCCTCCATCATCGTCACCGCGCGTGAAAACTGGCATCCCGGCATTGTGGGCTTGCTAGCGGCCCGGCTGAAGGAAAAATTCCGCCGTCCGGCCTTTGCCATTGCCTTCGATCCCAATGGCAAGGGAACTGGGTCGGGCCGGTCGATCAGCGGCTTCGACATCGGACGAATCGTCCGGGCCGCCGTCGATGCCGGTCTTCTGGTCAAAGGCGGCGGCCATGCCATGGCCGCGGGCTTGACGATCGAGCGCGCCAATCTCGGCAGGCTGCGGCATTTCTTCGAGGAAAAAGCTGAGACCGCCATCAAGGACCTCGTCTCTGCCGAAACGCTGAAGATCGATGGCGCATTGGGGGCGGCCGGTGCCAATCTGGCACTGATCGACCAGCTCGAGCAGGCAGGCCCGTACGGGGCCGGCCATCCGCAACCGGTCTTCGCCCTGCCGGCTCACCGTTTGCGCGATTCGCGGCAGGTCGGCGCCAACCATGTGAAGATCACGCTGGAGGGGCAGGACGGCTCCCGTGCCGAAGGCGTAGCCTTCAGAGCGCTTGAAACGCCTCTTGGCGATCTCCTGCTTTCGGGACGTGGCATGGCTATCCACGTCGCAGCGTCGATCTCAGCGGACCTGTGGCAGGGAACGCGGCGTGTGCAGCTGCGGGTAATCGACGCCGCAAAGGCGCTTTGAGCCGAGAGCCCCGCGGGCGGCAAATGTGTGTCAATATCGGGGGAACAGAGAACCATGGTACGCCCTAGGGGAGTCGAACCCCTCTTCCCAGAATGAAAATCTGGTGTCCTAACCGATAGACGAAGGGCGCATCAGTGGTGTGGGCGTCTTATAGTCAGACGCTTTGGATGCTGCAAGTGCTAAATCGCATTTTTTTTGAGGATTTTTCGCAGCAAAAACAGCGGCAAAAGAGAGGGCTTCTACGTCGTGCGGAAGCGCTCACCGGCGAGGCTTTCTCACCGGAAGCGCACATATTTCTATGTCGAGGGGGAGGTTCACAATGGTACGCCCTAGGGGAGTCGAACCCCTCTTCCCAGAATGAAAATCTGGTGTCCTAACCGATAGACGAAGGGCGCAGCCGTTGTGTGGGCGTCTTATAGTCAGGGGTTTTGAATACCGCAAGCGGCAATCTTCATTTTCCTGTAAAAAAGCCCTGTTAAAGAGGAATCTCTGGGGAAAAGAGAAAATACGCAATTAAAACAGTCACTTGGTATCAGGTTTTGCGGCGGCGGCAGCGCCAGTTCCAGTCGCGGGCCTCACCGGTATCGATATGGACCGATTCCGTGTGGCAATAGGTTCCGACGCCGCCGCGACCGGGAATAGTGCGCAGATAGTTGGCAAGATCCCATTTGCTGACGCCGGGCACCTGGATGTCGGCCGCTTGGCAGGTCGTGTGAAGGGAATACCGCCGGCCGCCGGCCCGTATGTTGTGTTTCACATCCCGCAGGCCCGACGTCACCATGATCTTGCGACCGTAATGGGTCTCGACCACCTTCAGAACCTGCAGCAGTTCCGGCCGGAAACAGCCGGTCTCCACGTTCTCCGTTTGCAGCCAGAGGCCGTTT
This genomic window contains:
- the recJ gene encoding single-stranded-DNA-specific exonuclease RecJ; the encoded protein is MSDLVDPIQRAFLGVERSVSGQRWVSRLDQAGQNRALAISQVHGFSDLIARVLAGRGVTMDDAVAFLEPTIRSLMPDPDTLTDCSKAAGRLFAAIRNREKVAIFGDYDVDGAASSALMFRFLRHFGVEAEIYIPDRIFEGYGPNPAAINQLIDNGARLIVTVDCGSTSHESLAAAEARGIDVVVIDHHQVGAQLPPCVALVNPNREDDLSGQGHLCAAGVVFLVLVNAMRQLRESGDRRVESFDLLALLDLVALATVCDVVPLKGLNRAYVVKGLVAARHMQNPGLSALFRKAGLGGPVTPYHFGFLIGPRINAGGRIGDAALGSRLLTLDDENVAEQIAARLDELNRERQAMEIAMLAEAEAEALAEYGNGESASIIVTARENWHPGIVGLLAARLKEKFRRPAFAIAFDPNGKGTGSGRSISGFDIGRIVRAAVDAGLLVKGGGHAMAAGLTIERANLGRLRHFFEEKAETAIKDLVSAETLKIDGALGAAGANLALIDQLEQAGPYGAGHPQPVFALPAHRLRDSRQVGANHVKITLEGQDGSRAEGVAFRALETPLGDLLLSGRGMAIHVAASISADLWQGTRRVQLRVIDAAKAL
- a CDS encoding homoserine dehydrogenase, producing MSDALKIGIAGLGTVGASLVRILQERHEQLATTCGRAIEITAVTARDRNRDRGVDLSAMRWHDDALSLAETADIDVFVELMGGAGEPAYSAVKAALSRGLHVVTANKALLAAHGIELAGLAEEHGALLNYEAAVAGGIPVIKALRESLTGNTISRVYGIMNGTCNYILTKMEKEGLSFEACLKEAQRLGYAEADPAFDIEGNDTAHKLAILTSLAYGTAIAADDIYLEGITNISIDDIHAAADLGYRIKLLGVAQRTESGIEQRVHPTMVPLDSVIAQVDGVTNAVAIESDILGELLMVGPGAGGNATASAVLGDIADIAKSRPGAQHVPAFGRPVTALLTYKRAQIQSHEGGYFIRLKVVDRTGVFAKIATHMAENHISLESIVQHSKHPVETGEPQTIILVTHATTEQSVRKAVASIKSEGYLVGDPQVIRIERPKAA
- a CDS encoding LL-diaminopimelate aminotransferase, with protein sequence MEEFHKVRRLPPYVFEQVNRLKASARAGGADIIDLGMGNPDLPTPKSVVDKLCEVVQDPRTHRYSSSKGIPGLRRAQAAYYARRFGVKLNPDTQVVATLGSKEGFANMAQAITAPGDVVLCPNPTYPIHAFGFLMTGGVIRSISVEPDDTFFPPLERAIRHSIPKPIALVINYPSNPTAHVATLDFYREVVAFAKKHDIVILSDLAYSEIYFDDLPPPSVLEVPGAMDNTVEFTSMSKTFSMPGWRMGFAVGNERLIAALTRVKSYLDYGAFTPIQVAATHALNGDGSDIAEVRNIYKRRRDVLVESFGKAGWDVPPPAATMFAWAKIPEKFRHLGSLEFSKLLVEKADIAVAPGIGFGEQGDDYIRIALVENEHRIRQAARSLKKFLSTADDTLHNVISLNAHR